In Bacteroidota bacterium, the genomic stretch ATTTATGAATGTTGAAAGAAATATTAATGAAACAAACTTCAATGATAGAACTGATATCTTTGGGATGAAGACACTTTTTGATGAGCACTTTAAAGTGCTGACAAAGGATTTAGATCAGATATTGACTGATAATGGTTATGACCAATTATTGGTCTATTCCGGTGGACTGAAAATGCAATTCGCAAATGACCTTCCTTATCCTTTCATGGTAAACACCTACTTTAAGATGTTCCTTCCCGGTGAAACAAATCCCAATTGCTGGGTGATCTGGCGAGTAGAACAAAAACCAATATTATTGTTTTATCAACCGGAAGATTTCTGGCATTTCGTACCTGAACTAGATCTGGATTTTTGGTCAAATTATTATGAAATACATAGGGTAAAAAAACCGGATGAAGCAGAGCGGAATTTTGGAAATACTACGGCATGTGCGTTTTTAGGTGAGATAGATGACCTAGTATCCGGCTGGAGCCTGGGTGAGCGTAATCCTGATTCAATAATAGCAGCCATTAATTGGCAGCGAAGTTACAAGTCATTATTTGAACAAGCCTGCATTCAAAAAGCAAACGAGATAAGTGCAAAAGGACATTTTGCTGCAAAAGAAGCATTTTATGCCGGAGCCAGTGAATTGGAGATCAGTCTTGAATTTCAAAGAGCCTGTCAGTTGGATGAATTCCGTCTGGCACATCAGCCGGTGGTGGGAATAAATGAACATACGGGAATACTGCACTACATTGAGCGAGACACAAACCGCTTGTCTAAAGCAAAGCTACATAGCTTGTTAATTGATGCAGGAGCAAGTTATTTGGGCTACGCTTCAGATATTACACGAACCTATAGCTACAAGGATCATGAATTTGGTGAGTTGATTAG encodes the following:
- the pepQ gene encoding Xaa-Pro dipeptidase, with protein sequence MNVERNINETNFNDRTDIFGMKTLFDEHFKVLTKDLDQILTDNGYDQLLVYSGGLKMQFANDLPYPFMVNTYFKMFLPGETNPNCWVIWRVEQKPILLFYQPEDFWHFVPELDLDFWSNYYEIHRVKKPDEAERNFGNTTACAFLGEIDDLVSGWSLGERNPDSIIAAINWQRSYKSLFEQACIQKANEISAKGHFAAKEAFYAGASELEISLEFQRACQLDEFRLAHQPVVGINEHTGILHYIERDTNRLSKAKLHSLLIDAGASYLGYASDITRTYSYKDHEFGELIRALDSRQQQLVREIQLGQSFQDINTRSKLLCASILKEFDIVYSTPESTLETGLIESFYPHGVGHFLGLQPHDVAGLRSFESNFVFTIEPGIYFIPMLLNKLAQSELKNEVNWDKVKNMLPFGGVRIEDDVLMTETGPVNLTRQAFNSVNKKN